One genomic segment of Stigmatopora argus isolate UIUO_Sarg chromosome 1, RoL_Sarg_1.0, whole genome shotgun sequence includes these proteins:
- the LOC144085538 gene encoding E3 ubiquitin-protein ligase TRIM39 — MNFSMREELSCPICLQLFLDPVVLPCGHNYCQVCISQIIKSSEKRFQCPECRMEFQGAQSLQKNFKLGSIINGFIASNSNADQVPPMNKEPTEIPGDPSAEKASPTGKECEVHRSPLVYFCSTDMTLLCSKCFMEGRHQNHDLLTFSVAEGEMRRALEVRSKVVSNRLQMTNFLVERVKEEQGLSETVGDKLVNKAVTTVDVMAELIDGYRERLHKLLDDEQTQRKSTWQSGVGGLEEQQQLLVDALESANDALSLTESCSFINKFLSIEERLRKAATVTIACNIPAKAPLNTKQMQEGLRTDAFRAEMSRLADFLCILFNPLELTFNPSTTHPNLQLSEDQRTVKYIDAKQPYADHKERFTSAPQVMCNEGFSNGEHVWVVEVGPESMWSLGVCYKSIPRRGDHSRLGHNSVSWRLQWKSGKLTVCKSSSNVVLREMKIQPVKIEVALDYEGGTLIFHSIKGQREHLYTFKVVFKETVYPAFSIHSTTPQSWITLQCGL, encoded by the exons ATGAATTTTTCCATGCGAGAAGAACTGAGTTGTCCCATCTGCCTTCAGCTCTTTTTGGACCCCGTGGTTCTCCCCTGCGGCCACAACTACTGCCAGGTTTGCATCTCGCAGATCATCAAAAGCAGCGAGAAAAGATTCCAGTGCCCAGAGTGCCGCATGGAATTTCAGGGTGCTCAATCCCTGCAGAAGAACTTTAAACTGGGCAGCATCATCAACGGCTTCATCGCGTCGAATTCCAACGCCGATCAGGTTCCGCCGATGAACAAGGAGCCGACGGAAATCCCCGGCGACCCATCGGCGGAGAAGGCGTCGCCGACGGGGAAGGAGTGCGAAGTCCATCGGAGTCCTCTGGTGTACTTTTGCTCCACCGACATGACCTTGCTGTGCTCCAAGTGTTTCATGGAGGGTCGGCATCAGAACCATGACCTTCTGACCTTTAGCGTTGCTGAGGGGGAGATGAGGAGGGCATTGGAGGTCCGCAGCAAG GTGGTTTCCAACAGGTTGCAGATGACCAACTTTCTGGTGGAGAGGGTGAAGGAAGAGCAAGGACTCTCCGAAACAGTTGGAGACAAATTGGTCAACAAGGCGGTCACGACGGTGGATGTCATGGCCGAACTGATTGACGG GTACCGTGAGCGATTGCATAAACTTCTGGACGACGAGCAAACCCAACGTAAAAGCACCTGGCAATCTGGTGTGGGCGGACTTGAGGAGCAACAGCAGCTACTAGTGGACGCTCTGGAAAGTGCAAACGATGCCCTCAGCTTGACGGAATCTTGCAGCTTCATTAACAA GTTTCTATCGATCGAGGAGAGGCTGAGGAAGGCTGCCACGGTGACAATTGCCTGCAACATCCCCGCAAAAGCGCCACTCAACACCAAGCAAATGCAGGAAGGCCTCCGAACGGATGCCTTTCGAGCCGAAATGAGCCGCCTGGCCGATTTCCTCTGCATCCTCTTCAACCCCCTGGAGCTGACCTTCAACCCGAGCACGACCCACCCCAACTTGCAACTGAGCGAGGACCAGCGCACGGTCAAATACATCGACGCCAAGCAGCCGTACGCCGACCACAAAGAGCGCTTCACCAGCGCCCCGCAGGTCATGTGCAACGAGGGCTTCTCCAACGGCGAGCACGTGTGGGTGGTCGAGGTGGGCCCCGAGAGTATGTGGTCGCTGGGGGTGTGTTACAAGAGCATTCCCCGCCGCGGCGACCACAGCCGACTGGGTCATAACTCGGTGTCGTGGCGACTCCAGTGGAAAAGCGGAAAACTGACGGTGTGCAAGTCTTCGTCCAACGTGGTGCTGCGCGAAATGAAAATCCAGCCGGTGAAGATCGAGGTGGCGTTGGACTACGAGGGCGGCACGTTGATCTTCCACAGCATTAAAGGCCAACGAGAGCATCTCTACACGTTCAAGGTTGTGTTCAAAGAGACAGTTTACCCAGCTTTTAGCATCCACTCCACCACGCCGCAGTCTTGGATCACACTCCAGTGTGGCTTGTGA
- the chchd6a gene encoding MICOS complex subunit mic25a, which yields MGSGESTTRKVSFGMDDEDRVRILRGIKLSEDVLTRMRGVANIPPKRGQSNKGVTFGGSSSTKPGNQSPQQHTLSSTQSRTSKTTAKVKEDQMRNDRQNSILKEETEKRKEDMIKKMSQDRQQTREEAQKTRHLAQELQKKDLRLKALEAFYKEQVALLEQGNLEIYEQSKEKFHQAASETESNVRSRNTDAVCPGLQAQILSCYKVNGQQTLKCSDLAKEYMRCINMAKRKYTVNQG from the exons ATGGGATCGGGAGAAAGCACGACGAGAAAAGTCTCTTTTGGTATGGATGACGAGGACAGAGTCAGGATTCTTCGTGGAATCAAG CTTTCAGAAGATGTTCTTACCAGAATGAGGGGCGTGGCCAACATTCCTCCAAAGCGAGGACAGAGTAATAAAG GTGTGACCTTTGGTGGCAGTTCCAGCACTAAACCCGGAAACCAGAGCCCTCAGCAACATACCCTATCAAGCACCCAATCCAGGACGAGCAAAACAACTGCTAAAGTCAAGGAAGATCAAATGAG GAATGATCGTCAAAATAGCATTCTGAAAGAGGAGACAGAAAAGAGGAAGGAGGACATGATCAAAAAGATGAGTCAAGACAGACAACAGACGCGGGAGGAGGCCCAGAAGACAAGACACTtg GCTCAAGAACTCCAGAAGAAAGATTTACGACTGAAAGCACTAGAAGCGTTTTACAAGGAGCAAGTGGCACTACTGGAACAAGGG AATTTGGAAATCTATGAACAGAGCAAGGAGAAATTCCACCAAGCTGCATCCGAAACAGAATCAAACGTGAG GTCTCGGAATACTGATGCCGTGTGCCCTGGCCTTCAAGCTCAGATTCTATCATGCTACAAGGTCAATGGGCAGCAAACTTTAAAATGTTCAGATCTGGCCAAAGAATATATGCGATGCATCAATATGGCAAAGAGG AAGTACACGGTGAACCAAGGATGA